One region of Oncorhynchus keta strain PuntledgeMale-10-30-2019 chromosome 24, Oket_V2, whole genome shotgun sequence genomic DNA includes:
- the golga4 gene encoding golgin subfamily A member 4 isoform X1 codes for MDQQAKKHLQEEFDAALEEKDQMITVLQTQVALMKKHLKGVPGGAVAPEVEHPLQAEDASDSTSSPQSPFKDAEGVTDPSKSMEVLQKRVTRQENLLQKCKELLRTHKERSAQLTSENDTLQEQLQERLQELEKTKELHTTEKTKLITQLRDAKNLIEQLEQDKGMVIAETKRQMHETLEMKEEEIAQLRSRSKMAAAQREELQEQKEKSEKAGFEELEKALAMAQRAEEARRLLQLQLEEQVKEVVQVGEEERRSLQQELTRVKQEVVTIMKKSSEEKMAEMEKLHSEALASKEQELSARVNQAVERCQEELAQAAKELEQQSALALEDAELQKAAIETEAETNAKEILLELETTRTRILELESSLERYSQPGSVPASDDLSTQMEELRRKHEEEVTALEEKHREELEKHKVELHQEAFAQHNAAMEEFRAKHRTEVETILKEKEAQLQSHVEDMNQKTMEKLDVKQTELEALSSELQEVLRSKQVLEERLDAVETAGGSSRQELEQRLQEVLTKHSVDIEEIKLQHVQSLGGMEKTLKEELNKLMLVLKEKEKELEAHLVCEKRLNEESEMVLQDRNAKVKELEELRKSLKQAQSEKKGLEKSNAQLRKIRDELSQCKSQLIDLEQKLVTTRSDCQQKEESLQQKVQELEELEKQLQQAKKQLSEQDTSYTDELNTKQEEEKQLKKQLEDQKAAREKVENIKTDMEAKLKSQEAKMEKFKTKNKEMQEKFKKKLQELEESSKKELAKKESELLQKEQQGKEKVLESQTSSEGLSSAMSQLEANHKEELEKMCEVHKQEKENLEHHWQGKLGQQEEEIQEKHTQILQEKVQELEEVTQQLGKTKEEKEQVVQEVKNMKEELVMRQTTVQKLQAELKEAAVKMESLSQSEAMFKEQVEVIERNLNTALNERNSFQDQVSKTEEKARETIKALSERFVDTETQLQALEASKGEEGEAVQRRLEQHSLQLEVKEKELQKQFTGISNELMRYCREIEASIEGGTKELSERVESRVRELKERVLGNQKKVAHLKNVILTKVDRIRTLEEQLHQRTEENKNLCSSLEQMTVQLNAHKDDIKALTAEREFLQRDAENHAQALSEKVICIEQLSEENRTISENVKSNVVHISNLESIINDLKNQLSGSHMRKDEAISLLDQQHKEERQRLVCKMEEVIDRLEKEKKSAVEQADTLRNNLTEFKTKAESKFSQNHNTVKSLQTRLEDMEKQISEKNEALQRLTASIDNQSVSKSEMDQALSEKEQKVSALSLQVESCNSRLSELEEQLVLRTKESEQLTADLKQQHIIRESEKRELTEHLQQTQEQFRTQNVNLVQATDEKLQSLERENQTLKQELEWQREAIEKTKAEIFKSKEESLKAAEERLSKDNAGKVTELKKKAEQKISQIRKQLTSQLEEKGKTIKDLQTQLEEAKIDEVRKKQQVETLEEKENSLEEAMAKMTEEQEKRIEQVRSDERLEKERSLQSLKDIYEEKLSLLQKDISNQEEALAKLKEEQEKHIEQVQNVERLEKESLLESLKNMYEEKLLSLQRDILNQEETKANETLSRLEEIKINLKEVEVEKVNFLAEISCLKDVLLEKTALIEQQKTELASLEKQGMNAVEVVEHCTAEQTKSLTAGKETENHSLTQEYGDAESLSSLQNKLAEAVQEKQNLQKDLRSLRREHEQDLEYVKKELAQENEKKLKLEVEDLEMKQNSSLKQLMREFNTQMALKEQEMTAALKETIGKAQSVEVELMDNHREETNQLQKVIAQKDDDLNRTVHRYEQVLQSREVEMGDRVWQVQKELEDLQARTHSGSGEMGVEELQAQLAEKTTLLSEARLKEQQFVDRIHSLEDKMRCAHKNSVLTHMGSTFKGPRICNTTKQGAPTSKRHHEDQEALQTDPGHYRAESFSEPTEFEYLRKVLFEYMMGRETKTMAKVITSMLKFPQDQAQQVLEKEDTKAIPWLR; via the exons ATGGACCAGCAGGCTAAGAAGCACCTTCAGGAGGAGTTTGATGCTGCCCTGGAGGAGAAGGACCAGATGATTACTGTGCTTCAGACCCAG GTTGCCCTGATGAAGAAACATCTGAAGGGGGTTCCTGGTGGAGCTGTGGCCCCTGAGGTTGAACATCCTCTCCAGGCTGAAGATGCTTCAGACTCCACCTCTTCCCCACAGAGCCCCTTTAAAGATGCAG AGGGCGTCACTGACCCATCTAAAAGCATGGAGGTGCTGCAGAAGAGGGTGACGCGCCAGGAGAATCTGCTCCAGAAGTGTAAGGAGCTGCTCAGGACACACAAGGAGCGCAGTGCCCAGCTGACCAGTGAGAATGACACTCTGCAGGAGCAGCTGCAGGAGAGACTGCAAGAGCTGGAGAAAACCAAG GAGCTGCACACCACAGAGAAGACCAAGCTCATCACCCAGCTGCGTGATGCTAAGAACCTTATTGAACAGCTGGAGCAGGACAAG GGCATGGTCATAGCAGAGACAAAGCGTCAGATGCATGAGACTCtggagatgaaggaggaggagatcGCCCAGCTCCGCTCCAGAAGCAAGATGGCCGCCGCCCAGAGAGAGGAACTGCAGGAGCAGAAAGAGAAGTCTGAGAAAGCAG GGTTTGAGGAGCTAGAGAAGGCTCTGGCCATGGCCCAGAGGGCTGAGGAGGCACGGAGGCTGCTGCAACTCCAGCTGGAGGAACAGGTGAAGGAGGTAGTGCAGgttggggaagaggagaggaggagtctgCAGCAGGAGCTCACCAGGGTCAAGCAGGAGGTGGTAACCATCATGAAG AAATCCTCAGAGGAGAAGATGGCAGAGATGGAGAAGCTACATAGTGAAGCACTGGCCAGTAAAGAACAGGAGCTCAGCGCTCGAGTCAACCAGGCCGTG GAGCGGTGTCAAGAGGAGCTGGCCCAGGCTGCCAAGGAGTTGGAGCAGCAGTCTGCCCTTGCCCTGGAAGATGCAGAGCTGCAGAAGGCTGCCATAGAGACCGAGGCAGAGACCAATGCTAAGGAAATACTTCTGGAGCTGGAGACCACCAGAACT AGAATTCTGGAACTGGAGAGCTCTCTGGAAAGGTACTCCCAACCTGGGTCAGTTCCGGCATCAGATGATCTCTCCACTCAGATGGAGGAGCTGAGGAGAAAACACGAGGAGGAGGTGACTGCACTAGAGGAGAAGCACCGTGAGGAGCTGGAGAAGCACAAGGTAGAGCTGCACCAGGAGGCCTTCGCCCAACACAACGCTGCCATGGAGGAGTTCAGGGCAAAGCACAGAACTGAAGTGGAGACCATCTTGAAGGAGAAAGAGGCCCAGTTGCAGTCCCATGTAGAGGACATGAACCAGAAGACAATGGAGAAGCTTGATGTGAAACAAACTGAGTTGGAAGCCCTTTCCTCTGAGCTCCAGGAGGTGTTGAGGAGCAAGCAGGTTCTTGAGGAGAGACTGGATGCAGTTGAAACCGCTGGTGGGTCATCCAGGCAGGAGCTGGAGCAGAGACTACAGGAGGTGCTGACCAAGCACAGTGTGGATATTGAGGAGATCAAGCTGCAGCATGTGCAGTCCCTGGGAGGGATGGAAAAGACGCTAAAAGAAGAACTCAACAAGTTGATGCTGGTgctgaaggagaaagagaaggagcttGAGGCTCACCTTGTCTGTGAGAAAAGACTGAATGAAGAATCAGAGATGGTTCTTCAAGACCGGAATGCCAAGGTTAAAGAATTAGAGGAGCTTAGGAAGAGTTTAAAACAGGCCCAATCCGAAAAGAAGGGCCTTGAGAAATCTAATGCCCAACTCCGTAAGATCAGAGATGAACTCTCACAGTGCAAGAGTCAGTTGATAGATTTAGAGCAAAAACTGGTGACAACTCGAAGTGACTGCCAACAGAAAGAGGAATCTCTTCAACAAAAGGTACAGGAGCTTGAAGAGCTAGAGAAGCAGTTGCAGCAGGCTAAGAAGCAGCTCTCTGAACAGGATACATCTTACACTGATGAACTGAACACTAAGCAAGAGGAAGAAAAGCAACTAAAGAAACAGCTAGAGGACCAGAAGGCTGCTCGTGAGAAGGTAGAAAACATTAAGACCGACATGGAAGCCAAGTTGAAATCACAGGAAGCGAAGATGGAGAAATTtaaaacaaagaacaaagagaTGCAGGAGAAATTCAAGAAGAAGCTTCAGGAACTTGAGGAATCTTCAAAAAAGGAGCTGGCAAAGAAGGAGTCAGAGCTATTGCAGAAGGAACAGCAAGGTAAAGAGAAAGTCCTGGAGTCTCAGACAAGTTCAGAAGGCCTGAGCAGTGCTATGTCCCAGCTTGAGGCCAACCACAAGGAAGAACTAGAGAAGATGTGTGAAGTCCATAAGCAAGAGAAGGAAAATCTTGAGCATCATTGGCAGGGAAAGCTGGGACAACAGGAAGAGGAAATAcaggagaaacacacacaaatactacaGGAGAAGGTACAGGAATTGGAGGAGGTCACCCAGCAGCTTGGAAAGACCAAAGAAGAAAAAGAGCAAGTTGTGCAGGAAGTGAAGAACATGAAGGAGGAGTTGGTGATGAGACAGACCACTGTGCAGAAACTGCAAGCCGAGCTTAAGGAAGCGGCAGTCAAGATGGAGAGTTTATCTCAATCTGAGGCAATGTTCAAAGAGCAAGTAGAGGTGATAGAGAGGAATCTAAACACGGCTCTGAATGAGAGGAACTCCTTCCAGGATCAGGTGAGCAAGACTGAGGAGAAGGCAAGAGAGACGATCAAGGCTCTGTCTGAGAGGTTTGTAGACACCGAGACGCAGCTTCAAGCTCTTGAGGCTTCTAAGGGTGAAGAAGGGGAGGCCGTTCAGAGGAGGCTTGAACAGCATTCTCTTCAATTGGAAGTCAAGGAAAAAGAACTGCAGAAGCAGTTCACTGGGATTAGCAACGAACTGATGCGTTACTGCAGAGAAATTGAGGCCAGCATCGAAGGTGGTACGAAGGAACTCTCTGAGCGAGTcgagagcagagtgagagagtTGAAAGAGAGGGTTCTGGGTAATCAGAAGAAGGTAGCACATCTTAAAAACGTTATCCTTACCAAGGTTGACAGGATACGCACTTTGGAGGAGCAACTCcatcagaggacagaggagaataAGAACCTATGCAGTTCACTGGAGCAAATGACTGTTCAGCTAAATGCACACAAAGATGATATCAAAGCCTTAACTGCTGAGAGGGAGTTTCTGCAGAGGGATGCTGAGAATCACGCTCAAGCTCTCTCAGAAAAAGTAATTTGCATTGAACAGCTCAGTGAGGAAAACCGAACCATCTCAGAGAATGTCAAATCAAACGTTGTGCATATCAGCAACTTGGAGAGTATCATAAATGACTTGAAGAACCAGTTATCAGGTAGCCATATGAGGAAGGATGAAGCCATATCACTGCTTGATCAGCAGCacaaggaggagagacagaggcttGTTTGCAAAATGGAGGAGGTCATTGACAgactagagaaagagaagaaatcTGCAGTGGAGCAAGCCGACACCCTCAGGAACAACCTCACTGAGTTCAAGACGAAAGCAGAGTCCAAGTTCTCTCAGAACCACAATACTGTCAAGTCTCTGCAGACCAGACTTGAGGATATGGAGAAACAGATCTCTGAGAAGAACGAGGCCTTACAGAGGCTGACGGCCAGCATTGATAATCAGTCCGTCAGCAAGTCGGAGATGGACCAAGCCTTGAGTGAAAAGGAGCAGAAAGTCAGTGCCCTTTCTTTGCAAGTGGAGAGCTGCAACAGCCGGCTCAGTGAGCTGGAGGAGCAGTTGGTCCTCAGGACAAAAGAGAGTGAGCAGCTAACTGCTGACCTGAAGCAGCAGCACATTATCAGGGAGAGTGAGAAGCGAGAGCTCACAGAGCATCTACAACAGACCCAGGAGCAGTTCAGAACCCAGAATGTAAATCTAGTCCAGGCTACAGATGAGAAACTGCAGTCCCTGGAGAGGGAGAACCAAACTTTGAAACAAGAGCTGGAGTGGCAAAGGGAAGCCATCGAGAAGACGAAGGCTGAGATTTTCAAGAGCAAAGAGGAGAGTCTGAAGGCGGCTGAAGAGAGGTTGTCAAAAGACAATGCTGGGAAAGTGACCGAGCTGAAGAAGAAAGCTGAGCAGAAAATCAGCCAGATTCGGAAACAGTTGACCTCACAACTTGAGGAGAAGGGAAAAACAATCAAAGACCTTCAAACACAGTTGGAAGAGGCCAAGATCGATGAAGTGAGAAAGAAGCAGCAGGTGGAAACCCTGGAGGAGAAAGAAAATTCCCTTGAGGAAGCCATGGCCAAGATGACGGAAGAGCAGGAGAAACGCATTGAGCAAGTGCGTAGTGATGAAAGACTGGAAAAAGAGAGGTCTTTACAGAGTTTGAAGGACATTTACGAGGAAAAGCTATCATTACTTCAGAAAGACATTTCAAACCAGGAGGAAGCCCTAGCCAAGCTGAAGGAAGAACAAGAAAAACATATTGAGCAAGTACAGAACGTCGAGAGACTTGAGAAAGAGAGCTTATTGGAGAGTTTGAAGAACATGTACGAGGAAAAGCTATTGTCACTTCAGAGAGATATTTTGAACCAGGAAGAGACCAAAGCAAATGAGACCCTCTCAAGGCTTGAGGAGATTAAGATTAATCTTAAGGAAGTGGAGGTGGAAAAAGTAAACTTTCTGGCTGAAATAAGCTGCCTGAAGGATGTTCTGCTTGAGAAGACTGCACTGATCGAACAGCAAAAGACAGAATTGGCTAGCTTAGAAAAACAGGGTATGAATGCAGTGGAGGTCGTGGAGCATTGCACTGCAGAGCAAACCAAGAGTCTCACAGCAGGCAAAGAGACGGAGAACCACTCTCTGACGCAGGAATATGGGGATGCTGAATCTCTGTCGTCCCTGCAGAATAAGCTGGCAGAGGCAGTGCAGGAGAAGCAGAATCTACAGAAAGACTTGCGTTCCCTAAGGAGGGAGCACGAGCAGGATCTGGAGTATGTGAAGAAAGAGTTGGCCCAAGAGAATGAGAAGAAGCTCAA GCTTGAGGTCGAGGATCTGGAGATGAAGCAGAACTCGTCCCTGAAGCAGCTGATGAGGGAGTTCAACACACAGATGGCTTTGAAAGAACAGGAGATGACTGCTGCACTGAAGGAGACCATTG GGAAGGCCCAGAGCGTGGAGGTGGAGCTTATGGACAACCATCGGGAAGAGACCAATCAGCTGCAGAAGGTGATCGCCCAGAAAGATGACGACTTAAACAGAACAGTCCATCGATATGAGCAGGTCCTGCAG AGTCGAGAGGTGGAGATGGGGGACAGAGTGTGGCAGGTACAGAAAGAGCTGGAGGACCTGCAGGCAAGGACCCACAGCGGCAGTGGAGAG ATGGGTGTGGAGGAGCTGCAGGCCCAGCTAGCTGAGAAGACCACCCTGCTCAGTGAGGCCAGGTTGAAGGAGCAGCAGTTTGTTGACAGG ATCCACTCACTGGAGGACAAAATGAGATGTGCCCACAAGAACTCAGTGTTGACTCATATGGGGAGCACGTTCAAAG gccccagaatctgcaacaccactaagcaaggggcaccaacaagcaagcggcaccatgaagaccaagaagctctccaaacag ATCCTGGCCATTACCGTGCTGAGTCCTTCTCGGAACCCACAGAGTTTGAGTACCTGAGGAAGGTGCTGTTTGAGTATATGATGGGGCGGGAAACTAAG ACGATGGCTAAAGTCATAACCTCCATGCTCAAGTTCCCACAAGACCAAGCTCAGCAGGTTCTGGAGAAAGAGGATACAAAAGCAATT CCTTGGCTACGATGA